A section of the Flavobacterium ardleyense genome encodes:
- a CDS encoding co-chaperone GroES yields MALTIKPLSDRVLIEPAAAETKTASGIFIPDTAKEKPQRGTVVAVGKGTKEYEMTVKVGDAVLYGKYAGTELKLDGKDYLIMKEEDIFAIV; encoded by the coding sequence ATGGCACTAACTATTAAACCACTTTCGGATAGAGTATTGATCGAGCCAGCTGCTGCTGAAACTAAGACAGCATCAGGGATTTTTATTCCAGATACTGCAAAAGAAAAGCCACAGCGTGGAACTGTTGTTGCGGTTGGAAAAGGAACAAAAGAATACGAAATGACTGTAAAAGTAGGTGACGCAGTTTTGTACGGTAAGTATGCTGGTACCGAATTAAAACTTGACGGTAAAGATTACCTAATTATGAAGGAAGAAGACATCTTTGCAATCGTTTAA